The following coding sequences lie in one Gemmatimonadaceae bacterium genomic window:
- a CDS encoding DUF1611 domain-containing protein — translation MTRDPRFLVLAEGSFNPLRSKTANACIRYSPQRVAAVIDSTQRGKTAQQVLGFGGAIPVVGSIDEGLARKPNALLIGIAPQGGQFPAEWRGIVLRALDDGLDVWSGLHAMLGDDADLAAHAARSGAEIHDLRRPPRDLDVARGRVREVAATVVLTVGTDCNIGKMTAALQLLDGLRGKGHRVAFAGTGQTGILIDGKGISVDAVVADFIAGAAERLVLDSARDADIVLVEGQGSIIHPSYSGVTYGLLHGSLPHAQVMCAQPTRTAIRHNEWVPIPPLAEFIQLHERVVLRAAPVIGVALNTYDLDDASARAAVTRAARDTGLPATDPVRFDPAPVVDAIDAFHRSRPR, via the coding sequence ATGACTCGCGACCCCCGATTCCTCGTGCTGGCCGAGGGGTCGTTCAATCCCCTCCGCTCCAAGACCGCCAACGCCTGCATCCGCTACTCTCCGCAGCGCGTGGCCGCGGTGATCGACTCCACGCAGCGCGGCAAAACCGCCCAGCAGGTGCTCGGCTTCGGCGGCGCGATTCCCGTCGTCGGATCGATCGATGAAGGGCTGGCCCGCAAGCCCAACGCGCTCCTCATCGGGATCGCACCGCAAGGAGGACAGTTTCCCGCTGAGTGGCGCGGCATCGTCCTGCGCGCCCTCGACGACGGGCTCGACGTGTGGAGTGGCCTCCACGCGATGCTTGGCGACGACGCCGACCTTGCCGCCCACGCCGCGCGCTCGGGCGCCGAGATTCACGATCTCCGTCGTCCACCCAGGGACCTCGACGTGGCCCGCGGCCGCGTGCGCGAAGTGGCTGCTACCGTCGTGCTCACCGTGGGCACCGACTGCAACATCGGCAAGATGACGGCTGCCCTCCAGCTCCTCGATGGACTCCGCGGCAAGGGCCACCGCGTTGCCTTTGCCGGCACCGGACAGACCGGCATCCTCATCGACGGCAAAGGCATCTCCGTGGACGCCGTCGTCGCGGACTTCATCGCCGGCGCTGCCGAGCGATTGGTCCTCGACTCGGCGCGAGACGCCGACATCGTGCTCGTCGAGGGGCAGGGGTCGATCATCCACCCCAGCTACTCGGGCGTGACCTACGGGCTCTTGCACGGATCACTGCCCCACGCCCAGGTGATGTGCGCCCAGCCCACACGCACCGCCATCCGTCACAACGAATGGGTGCCGATCCCGCCCCTCGCCGAATTCATCCAGCTCCACGAACGCGTCGTGCTGCGCGCCGCGCCGGTGATCGGCGTGGCCCTGAATACGTATGACCTGGACGACGCGTCGGCGCGCGCCGCCGTGACGCGCGCGGCACGGGACACCGGACTGCCGGCCACCGATCCAGTCCGCTTCGATCCCGCGCCCGTCGTGGACGCAATCGACGCCTTCCACCGCAGCCGCCCGCGATGA
- a CDS encoding AI-2E family transporter, with protein MSEQPARRFAYAPLLTATVLTVLLLWLVGSVADVLMLLFVGILLAVYLDALAAALRQRLHVPGRIAFLAALSVSLAAVALLFTILVPPLVTQTQQLVGLLPQYVNQWQQNLDVMLARIPALAGVMAPKQQSIVLGIYDQVAGALQNVVPKLFAGVHALISIFSVVVMAIYLTVAPTTYTDILESLFPPARRPFVNHILGELGATLRAYIVGQLFTMTLLGILTAIGLYLLGVPYALTFGVFTGLAAIVPFFGTLLSTTLPALFVLNTPGGGTRAMLVLGLGVVIHLIEGNVVAPLVMSEKVDLPPVLSITGVLVMGELLGALGLLIAMPTLAIVMVLVRRVLVHGIYEGGLIVDPLAARVPSAAGPQPPLPTP; from the coding sequence TTGAGCGAGCAGCCCGCACGGCGCTTCGCGTACGCGCCCCTGCTCACCGCGACGGTCCTGACCGTCCTGCTGCTCTGGCTGGTCGGATCCGTGGCCGACGTGTTGATGCTGCTCTTCGTCGGCATCCTGCTCGCCGTGTATCTGGACGCGCTGGCAGCCGCGCTCCGCCAGCGCCTGCACGTGCCGGGACGCATCGCGTTCCTGGCCGCGCTCTCCGTCAGCCTCGCCGCCGTCGCGCTGCTCTTCACCATCCTCGTGCCCCCGCTGGTGACGCAGACGCAGCAGTTGGTGGGGTTGCTGCCGCAGTACGTCAATCAATGGCAGCAGAACCTGGACGTCATGCTTGCCCGCATCCCCGCGCTCGCCGGGGTGATGGCTCCCAAACAGCAGAGCATCGTGCTCGGCATCTACGATCAGGTCGCCGGCGCCCTCCAGAACGTCGTGCCCAAGCTGTTCGCGGGCGTGCACGCCTTGATCAGCATCTTTTCCGTGGTCGTCATGGCGATCTACCTCACCGTCGCCCCGACCACGTATACCGATATCCTGGAATCGCTCTTCCCGCCCGCGCGCCGCCCGTTCGTCAATCACATCCTCGGGGAACTGGGGGCCACGCTCCGGGCGTACATCGTCGGCCAGCTGTTCACGATGACGTTGCTCGGCATCCTCACGGCGATCGGGCTGTATCTGCTCGGCGTCCCGTACGCGCTCACGTTCGGCGTGTTCACCGGGCTCGCCGCGATCGTGCCGTTCTTCGGCACGCTGCTGTCCACCACACTCCCCGCGCTGTTCGTGCTCAACACGCCGGGCGGCGGCACCCGCGCCATGCTCGTGCTCGGGCTGGGCGTCGTGATCCACCTCATCGAAGGCAATGTCGTCGCTCCATTGGTCATGTCCGAGAAGGTGGACCTCCCACCAGTACTGAGCATCACCGGTGTACTCGTGATGGGCGAGCTCCTCGGCGCTCTCGGCCTCCTCATCGCAATGCCCACGCTCGCCATCGTGATGGTTCTCGTGCGCCGCGTGCTCGTGCACGGGATCTATGAGGGAGGTCTCATCGTCGATCCCCTCGCCGCCCGAGTGCCCTCGGCGGCTGGGCCCCAACCACCGCTGCCCACCCCCTGA
- a CDS encoding PspA/IM30 family protein → MGIFDRLSQMLRSNINDLISKAEDPEKMLTQILADMRSQLAKAKQQVATAIADEKRLRDQADAEFTQAQDWERRAMLAVQENRDDLAKQALVRQAEHANNGQQLAQTWEAHRLETEKLKNSLRDLNDKIEEAKRKKNLLIARQRRAQAQKRIAETMSSLSEKSAFEAFSRMEERIETNERQIKAATEIDEEFSGDTLQREFKQLERGAVSGTVDQQLLALKQKMGMLPAGSSAPAKQLGRGDDETVPADIEELPEEKKTS, encoded by the coding sequence ATGGGGATTTTCGATCGACTCTCTCAGATGCTGCGTTCGAACATCAATGATCTGATTTCGAAAGCGGAAGATCCCGAGAAGATGCTCACGCAGATTCTCGCCGACATGCGCTCGCAGCTTGCCAAAGCCAAGCAACAGGTCGCCACCGCGATCGCGGACGAGAAGCGGCTGCGCGACCAGGCCGATGCGGAATTCACGCAGGCCCAGGATTGGGAGCGCCGGGCCATGCTCGCCGTGCAGGAGAACCGCGACGATCTGGCCAAGCAGGCGCTTGTCCGCCAGGCCGAGCACGCGAACAACGGCCAGCAACTCGCGCAGACCTGGGAGGCCCACCGGCTCGAAACGGAGAAGCTCAAGAACTCGCTCCGCGATCTGAACGACAAGATCGAGGAGGCGAAGCGCAAGAAGAACCTGCTCATTGCGCGGCAGCGCCGGGCCCAGGCCCAGAAGCGCATTGCCGAGACGATGTCGTCTCTTTCCGAGAAGTCGGCGTTCGAGGCGTTCAGCCGCATGGAAGAGCGCATCGAAACCAATGAGCGACAGATCAAGGCCGCCACCGAGATCGACGAGGAGTTCTCGGGCGACACACTGCAACGCGAGTTCAAACAGCTCGAACGCGGTGCCGTTTCGGGCACGGTCGACCAGCAACTGCTCGCCCTCAAGCAGAAGATGGGAATGCTCCCCGCCGGATCGTCCGCCCCTGCCAAACAACTCGGGCGTGGTGACGACGAGACGGTTCCTGCCGACATCGAGGAGTTGCCGGAAGAGAAGAAGACGAGTTGA
- a CDS encoding YbjN domain-containing protein, with protein sequence MVTKEEIEGYLDRLEVDGATHTEVEPGLWVVKPGGSQDFDVVVHYSPPVVLLRVKVMSLPKQNGALATLSRRLLEMNAGDLLHGSYGIQGDSVVLTEALELEHLDYEEFLASYESMTLALASHMRELGAFREAH encoded by the coding sequence ATGGTGACCAAGGAAGAAATCGAAGGCTATCTCGACCGGCTGGAGGTGGATGGGGCGACCCACACCGAAGTCGAGCCGGGCCTCTGGGTGGTGAAGCCCGGGGGCTCCCAGGATTTCGATGTCGTCGTCCACTACTCCCCGCCCGTAGTCCTGCTGCGGGTCAAAGTGATGAGCTTGCCCAAGCAGAATGGGGCGTTGGCCACATTGAGCCGCCGTTTGCTCGAAATGAACGCTGGCGACCTGCTGCACGGATCGTACGGCATCCAGGGCGATTCAGTCGTGCTCACCGAGGCGCTCGAGTTGGAGCACCTTGACTACGAAGAGTTCCTGGCGAGTTATGAGAGCATGACCCTGGCCCTGGCGTCACACATGCGCGAGCTCGGCGCGTTCCGCGAGGCACACTGA
- a CDS encoding FkbM family methyltransferase: protein MSLAAAVRGLAKPHYLFRPSQLVRRVLSRRRHRGRDRVTVRLPWGMPIRCFAGDAIGLSIQQLGVFDLPVAEVLWRLADPGELALDVGANIGQMTALLARRVGPAGRVIAFEPNAGVRAELAFNVDAWRADPAAAPIDVSAAALSDHDGYGELLMPPSFEWNRGIAEVVGPGDPRQGERQRIQLARLDTFVPQPAEVGVMKLDVEGHESAVLRGATALLADRRVRDVVYEDHARYPTAVSQLLENLGYAVLAIGATFWGPLIAPASGPSHVPDWESPSYLATREPERARRRLTSRGWRIL, encoded by the coding sequence GTGAGTCTCGCGGCGGCGGTGCGCGGGCTCGCCAAGCCGCACTACCTGTTTCGGCCGTCGCAACTCGTACGCCGGGTGCTTTCGCGCCGTCGCCACCGCGGTCGTGATCGCGTGACCGTCCGGCTGCCGTGGGGCATGCCGATTCGCTGCTTCGCGGGCGACGCCATAGGTCTGAGCATTCAACAGCTCGGCGTGTTCGACCTTCCCGTGGCCGAGGTGCTGTGGCGGCTGGCCGACCCGGGAGAACTGGCGCTCGACGTCGGAGCCAACATCGGACAGATGACCGCGCTGCTGGCCCGACGCGTCGGACCGGCGGGGCGGGTCATCGCGTTCGAGCCCAACGCCGGCGTGCGCGCGGAGCTGGCGTTCAACGTCGACGCCTGGCGTGCCGACCCCGCGGCGGCGCCGATCGACGTCTCAGCAGCCGCGTTGTCGGATCACGACGGCTACGGCGAATTGCTCATGCCGCCGTCGTTCGAATGGAACCGCGGCATCGCAGAAGTGGTGGGGCCTGGCGACCCTCGGCAGGGTGAACGCCAGCGCATCCAGCTGGCACGGCTCGACACGTTCGTGCCGCAGCCGGCGGAGGTCGGGGTCATGAAGCTGGACGTCGAAGGGCACGAGTCCGCGGTGCTGCGTGGCGCCACGGCGCTCCTCGCCGACCGCCGGGTGCGCGACGTGGTGTACGAAGACCACGCCCGCTACCCAACCGCGGTCTCGCAGTTGCTCGAGAACCTGGGGTACGCAGTCCTCGCGATCGGCGCGACGTTCTGGGGGCCCCTGATCGCCCCGGCGTCGGGCCCCTCGCACGTGCCGGATTGGGAGAGCCCGAGCTATCTGGCCACCCGCGAGCCCGAGCGGGCGCGACGCCGGCTGACGTCGCGTGGCTGGCGCATTCTATAA
- the sdaAA gene encoding L-serine ammonia-lyase, iron-sulfur-dependent, subunit alpha: MYRAIADAIRDAQAQGKSLARVALEAEALDQGRPVEEIRDALRRALVVMRGAVERGLAGDLKSASGLVGGDAAKLRSGPAGPLSGTPFRDVLARALAVQEVNAAMGVIVAAPTAGGAGVLPAVLTGLAAARGIPDDAVVNALATAGLIGAVVAERASLSGAEGGCQAETGAAAGMAAGAATEMLGGTPAQVGHAIALAQQATLGLICDPLGGLVELPCVFRNATGAAIALAAVEMALAGIEFAIPADEVIDVMGEIGREMDVRYRETAGGGLAATPTGRRLARGRLVQIKRAGA, from the coding sequence GTGTACCGAGCGATCGCTGACGCCATCCGCGACGCCCAGGCGCAGGGCAAGTCCCTCGCCCGGGTCGCCCTCGAAGCCGAGGCCCTCGACCAGGGGCGCCCCGTGGAAGAGATCCGCGACGCCTTGCGCCGCGCGCTCGTCGTCATGCGCGGTGCCGTGGAACGCGGCCTGGCCGGCGACCTCAAATCGGCGTCGGGACTGGTGGGCGGCGACGCCGCCAAGTTGCGCAGCGGCCCTGCCGGCCCACTCTCCGGTACGCCGTTCCGCGACGTGCTCGCGCGCGCCCTCGCTGTGCAGGAGGTGAACGCGGCCATGGGCGTGATCGTCGCCGCCCCCACGGCGGGCGGCGCCGGCGTGCTCCCCGCGGTGCTCACGGGGCTCGCCGCGGCCCGGGGGATCCCCGACGACGCCGTCGTGAATGCGCTCGCCACCGCTGGCCTCATCGGCGCCGTCGTTGCCGAACGCGCGTCGCTCTCCGGCGCCGAGGGCGGCTGCCAGGCCGAGACCGGCGCCGCCGCCGGGATGGCGGCCGGCGCGGCAACCGAGATGCTCGGCGGCACGCCAGCCCAGGTCGGGCACGCGATCGCGCTCGCCCAACAGGCCACGCTCGGCCTGATCTGCGACCCGCTGGGCGGCCTCGTCGAGCTGCCGTGCGTGTTCCGGAATGCCACCGGTGCTGCCATCGCACTCGCTGCCGTCGAGATGGCGCTGGCCGGCATCGAGTTCGCGATCCCAGCCGACGAAGTGATCGATGTCATGGGTGAGATCGGCCGGGAGATGGACGTACGGTACCGCGAGACCGCCGGGGGCGGACTCGCCGCAACCCCCACCGGGCGCCGGCTGGCGCGCGGGCGGCTGGTCCAGATCAAACGCGCGGGCGCCTGA
- the sdaAB gene encoding L-serine ammonia-lyase, iron-sulfur-dependent subunit beta, with amino-acid sequence MVSLLDIIGPVMVGPSSSHTAGACKLGLIGRSLVGGTPDRARVELHGSFARTGEGHGTDKAIAGGLLGFRPDDERLRDALEIAERDGVDYRFEKTTLADDAHPNSARITVERGDRQHVMVGASLGAGRIRIGEIDGYPVEVLGNSYTIVLLAEDIRGSVARITARLADDGLNIAALRLSRKHRGGDALMVIEVDEAPDVAVRDHLRAFPWVRWAHRLEKVSA; translated from the coding sequence ATGGTCTCTCTACTCGACATCATCGGCCCCGTCATGGTCGGGCCGTCTTCCTCGCACACGGCGGGCGCCTGCAAGCTCGGGCTCATCGGGCGGTCCCTCGTGGGCGGCACCCCCGACCGCGCGCGCGTGGAACTACATGGATCGTTCGCGCGCACGGGCGAGGGGCACGGCACCGACAAGGCCATCGCCGGCGGGCTGCTCGGGTTCCGCCCCGACGACGAACGGCTCCGCGACGCGCTCGAGATCGCCGAGCGCGACGGCGTCGACTACCGGTTCGAGAAGACCACGCTGGCCGACGACGCCCATCCGAATTCTGCGCGCATCACCGTCGAGCGCGGCGACCGACAACACGTGATGGTCGGTGCCTCGCTCGGTGCAGGGCGCATCCGCATCGGCGAGATCGACGGGTATCCGGTGGAAGTATTAGGTAATAGCTATACCATCGTGCTTCTCGCCGAGGATATCAGGGGCTCGGTGGCCCGCATCACCGCGCGCCTGGCCGACGACGGCCTCAACATCGCCGCGCTGCGGCTGAGCCGGAAGCACCGCGGCGGCGATGCTCTCATGGTGATCGAAGTCGACGAGGCGCCCGACGTCGCGGTCCGCGACCACTTGCGGGCGTTTCCATGGGTGCGCTGGGCCCACCGCCTCGAGAAAGTGAGCGCCTGA